One stretch of Vibrio kanaloae DNA includes these proteins:
- a CDS encoding chaperone NapD: protein MALNEVHISSLVVHVSPEHLNEIKAEIEQFDNAEIYGDSPEGKIIVVLETENQGFVTDTIEAINNIKNVLGTALVYHQIETGLEETDLETGSNNSQLEGEV from the coding sequence ATGGCACTAAATGAAGTGCATATATCAAGTTTAGTCGTGCATGTGAGCCCAGAGCATCTAAATGAGATTAAAGCAGAGATCGAGCAATTCGATAACGCTGAAATCTACGGAGATAGCCCTGAAGGCAAAATCATCGTGGTCCTAGAAACCGAAAACCAAGGTTTTGTAACGGACACCATCGAAGCAATAAACAACATTAAGAACGTTTTAGGGACAGCTTTGGTTTATCACCAAATCGAAACTGGACTAGAAGAAACGGATTTAGAAACTGGAAGCAACAATTCTCAACTTGAGGGTGAAGTATGA
- the napA gene encoding periplasmic nitrate reductase subunit alpha, with protein MKMTRRAFVKANAAASAAAVAGVTLPATATNLIASSDQTKITWDKAPCRFCGTGCSVLVGTQNGKVVATQGDPEAPVNKGLNCIKGYFLSKIMYGKDRLEQPLLRMKDGEFHKDGDFTPVSWDKAFDVMAEKWKASLKKNGPTGVGMFGSGQWTVMEGYAAVKMMKAGFRSNNIDPNARHCMASAVGAFMRTFGIDEPMGCYDDFEHADAFVLWGSNMAEMHPVLWTRITDRRLSHPHVKVNVLSTYYHRSFELADTGYIFEPQSDLAIANFIANYIIQNDAVNWDFVNKHTNFKQATTDIGYGLRDDDPLQKAAANPNSGKMTAITFEEYKASVAEYTVEKASEMSGVSQDDLIKLAKQYADPNIKVMSLWTMGMNQHTRGVWMNSLVYNIHLLTGKISTPGNSPFSLTGQPSACGTAREVGTFSHRLPADMVVANPKHRKIAEDIWKLPEGTIPPKPGAHAVVQDRMLKDGKINAYWVMCNNNMQAGPNINTERLPGYRNPDNFIVCSDPYPTATAQAADLILPTAMWIEKEGAYGNAERRTQAWYQQVKTVGEAKSDLWQIMEFSKRFTVEEVWGEELLAKAPEHRGKTMYDVLYKNGNVDAFPLSEAQELNDDAQAQGFYVQKGLFEEYAAFGRGHGHDLAPYDRYHQVRGLRWPVVDGKETLWRFKEGSDPYAKKGSDWDFYGKPDGKALIINAPYEAPPEVPNDEYDMWLCTGRVLEHWHTGTMTRRVPELYKAVPDALCYIHPADAKARGLRRGDEVLIENKRGEVRVRVETRGRNRPPQGLVFVPFFDARILINKLILDATDPLSKQTDYKKCPVKITKVA; from the coding sequence ATGAAAATGACAAGACGTGCGTTTGTGAAAGCAAACGCAGCTGCATCAGCGGCAGCCGTTGCAGGTGTAACACTACCAGCAACCGCAACCAACCTGATTGCTAGCTCTGATCAAACAAAAATCACGTGGGATAAAGCGCCTTGTCGTTTTTGTGGTACGGGCTGTTCAGTACTAGTGGGTACTCAAAACGGCAAAGTGGTTGCGACTCAAGGCGACCCAGAAGCACCAGTAAACAAAGGCCTTAACTGTATCAAAGGCTACTTCCTTTCAAAAATCATGTACGGCAAAGACCGTCTAGAACAACCTCTTCTTCGTATGAAAGATGGTGAGTTCCATAAAGACGGTGATTTCACACCAGTATCTTGGGATAAAGCGTTCGACGTAATGGCTGAGAAATGGAAAGCTTCACTGAAGAAGAACGGTCCAACAGGTGTTGGTATGTTCGGTTCAGGCCAATGGACCGTGATGGAAGGCTACGCAGCCGTTAAGATGATGAAAGCGGGTTTCCGTTCAAACAACATCGATCCAAACGCTCGTCACTGTATGGCTTCAGCGGTAGGCGCATTCATGCGTACTTTCGGTATCGATGAGCCAATGGGTTGTTACGATGACTTTGAACACGCAGACGCATTCGTTCTGTGGGGTTCAAACATGGCAGAAATGCACCCAGTACTATGGACTCGTATTACCGACCGTCGTCTGAGCCACCCACACGTTAAAGTAAACGTACTGTCTACTTACTACCACCGTTCTTTCGAGCTTGCAGACACGGGTTACATCTTCGAACCTCAATCGGATCTAGCAATTGCTAACTTCATTGCTAACTACATCATTCAAAACGATGCGGTGAACTGGGACTTCGTGAACAAGCACACGAACTTCAAGCAAGCAACGACAGACATCGGTTACGGTCTGCGTGACGATGATCCACTACAGAAAGCCGCTGCGAACCCTAACTCGGGCAAAATGACGGCAATTACGTTCGAAGAGTACAAAGCTTCTGTTGCTGAATACACAGTTGAAAAAGCCTCTGAAATGTCAGGTGTCTCTCAAGATGACCTTATCAAGCTGGCTAAGCAATACGCGGATCCAAATATCAAAGTGATGTCTCTATGGACAATGGGCATGAACCAACATACTCGTGGTGTGTGGATGAACAGCCTTGTGTACAACATCCACCTTTTAACCGGTAAGATTTCTACTCCAGGCAACAGTCCGTTCTCACTAACAGGCCAACCATCTGCGTGTGGTACTGCTCGTGAAGTTGGTACGTTCTCTCACCGTCTACCAGCAGATATGGTGGTTGCTAACCCGAAACACCGTAAGATTGCAGAAGACATCTGGAAACTTCCAGAAGGTACTATCCCACCTAAACCAGGTGCTCACGCTGTTGTTCAAGACCGTATGCTTAAAGACGGTAAGATCAACGCGTACTGGGTAATGTGTAACAACAACATGCAAGCGGGTCCAAACATCAACACAGAACGTCTACCAGGTTACCGTAACCCAGACAACTTCATTGTATGTTCTGACCCGTACCCGACAGCAACGGCTCAAGCGGCTGACCTTATTCTTCCTACCGCAATGTGGATTGAGAAAGAAGGTGCTTACGGTAACGCAGAACGTCGTACACAAGCGTGGTACCAACAAGTGAAAACCGTAGGTGAAGCTAAGTCTGACCTATGGCAAATCATGGAATTCTCTAAACGCTTCACTGTTGAAGAAGTTTGGGGCGAAGAACTTCTTGCTAAAGCACCAGAGCATCGCGGTAAAACGATGTACGACGTGCTTTACAAAAACGGCAACGTTGATGCATTCCCACTGTCTGAAGCTCAAGAGCTTAACGACGATGCACAAGCTCAAGGTTTCTACGTTCAAAAAGGTCTATTCGAAGAATACGCAGCCTTTGGTCGCGGCCACGGTCACGATTTAGCACCATACGATCGCTACCACCAAGTTCGTGGTCTACGTTGGCCTGTTGTTGACGGTAAAGAGACACTCTGGCGCTTTAAAGAAGGTTCAGATCCATACGCTAAGAAAGGCTCTGATTGGGACTTCTACGGCAAGCCAGATGGTAAAGCACTGATCATCAATGCGCCATACGAAGCGCCACCTGAAGTACCAAACGATGAATACGATATGTGGCTATGTACAGGCCGTGTTCTTGAGCACTGGCACACAGGTACTATGACTCGTCGTGTACCAGAACTTTACAAAGCAGTACCGGATGCACTTTGTTACATCCACCCTGCTGATGCTAAAGCTCGTGGCCTTCGCCGTGGTGATGAAGTTCTTATCGAAAACAAACGTGGCGAAGTACGCGTTCGTGTTGAAACTCGTGGTCGTAACCGTCCACCACAAGGCTTGGTATTCGTACCATTCTTTGATGCAAGAATTCTGATCAACAAGTTGATCTTGGATGCAACGGATCCTCTGTCTAAACAGACAGATTACAAGAAGTGTCCAGTTAAGATCACTAAGGTCGCTTAA
- the napF gene encoding ferredoxin-type protein NapF yields MVDLSKRRLFSRRKVDSSQIRLPWINNLESFADDCTRCGKCIESCETKIIIVGDGGFPTVNFSIDECTFCYQCADVCPEPIFKPKEETPWQAKASISDKCLAQQNVECRSCGDMCEPMAIQFQLRAGSVALPKIKLDECSGCGACVAVCPTSAILVSNA; encoded by the coding sequence GTGGTAGATCTATCAAAACGACGTCTATTCTCTAGACGAAAGGTTGACTCAAGTCAGATTCGTTTGCCTTGGATTAATAACCTAGAAAGCTTTGCAGATGACTGCACTCGCTGTGGTAAATGTATCGAGAGCTGTGAAACTAAGATAATCATTGTGGGCGATGGTGGTTTTCCTACTGTCAACTTTTCTATCGATGAATGCACCTTCTGTTATCAGTGTGCAGACGTTTGTCCTGAACCAATTTTTAAACCCAAGGAAGAAACACCTTGGCAAGCAAAAGCAAGTATCTCTGATAAATGCTTAGCCCAACAAAATGTTGAATGTCGAAGCTGTGGTGACATGTGTGAACCCATGGCCATTCAATTTCAACTTAGAGCAGGCAGTGTTGCTCTACCAAAGATCAAGTTAGATGAGTGTAGCGGTTGTGGGGCCTGCGTAGCAGTTTGCCCAACCTCAGCTATTCTTGTGAGTAATGCATAA